The Engystomops pustulosus chromosome 1, aEngPut4.maternal, whole genome shotgun sequence genome has a window encoding:
- the ABCE1 gene encoding ATP-binding cassette sub-family E member 1 — translation MADKLTRIAIVNHDKCKPKKCRQECKKSCPVVRMGKLCIEVTPQSKIVWISETLCIGCGICIKKCPFGALSIVNLPSNLAKETTHRYCANAFKLHRLPIPRPGEVLGLVGTNGIGKSTALKILAGKQKPNLGKYDDPPDWQEILTYFRGSELQNYFTKILEDDLKAIIKPQYVDQIPKAAKGPVGTILDRKDETNTQTTVCAQLDLTHLRDRNVEDLSGGELQRFACAVVCIQRADIFMFDEPSSYLDVKQRLKAAITIRSLIDPDRYIIVVEHDLSVLDYLSDFICCLYGVPSAYGVVTMPFSVREGINIFLDGYVPTENLRFRDVSLVFKVAETANEEEVKKMCMYKYPSMRKQMGDFQLRIVAGEFTDSEIMVMLGENGTGKTTFIRMLAGRLKPDEGGDVPVLNVSYKPQKISPKSMGSVRQLLHEKIRDAYTHPQFVTDVMKPMQIENIIDQEVQTLSGGELQRVALVLCLGKPADVYLVDEPSAYLDSEQRLTAARVIKRFILHAKKTAFVVEHDFIMATYLADRVIVFDGIPSKDTVANSPQTLLAGMNKFLSQLEITFRRDPNNYRPRINKLNSIKDVDQKKSGNYFFLDD, via the exons ATGGCGGACAAGCTGACCAGAATAGCCATTGTCAATCATGACAAGTGTAAGCCAAAGAAGTGTCGCCAGGAGTGCAAAAAGAGTTGCCCTGTTGTGAGGATGG GAAAACTGTGCATTGAAGTCACTCCGCAAAGTAAGATTGTATGGATTTCTGAGACCCTTTGTATCGGATGCGGTATTTGCATTAAG AAATGTCCTTTTGGCGCCTTGTCCATTGTCAACCTGCCAAGCAACTTGGCGAAAGAGACCACCCACAGATATTGTGCCAACGCCTTTAAGCTTCACAG GTTGCCTATTCCCCGGCCTGGTGAGGTGCTTGGATTAGTTGGCACCAACGGTATTGGAAAGTCAACTGCATTGAAAattctagctggaaaacaaaaACCTAATCTTGGGAAATATGAT gatCCTCCAGATTGGCAGGAAATCCTGACTTATTTCAGAGGATCTGAGCTGCAGAACTATTTCACCAAGATTTTGGAGGATGACTTGAAGGCCATTATTAAGCCTCAATATGTGGACCAAATTCCAAAAGCTGCAAAG GGCCCAGTGGGGACCATTCTGGATCGAAAGGATGAAACAAACACCCAAACTACTGTTTGTGCACAGCTCG ATCTCACTCATCTGAGGGATCGGAACGTGGAGGACCTTTCCGGAGGAGAGCTTCAGCGATTTGCCTGTGCTGTTGTTTGTATCCAGAGAGCTGACAT CTTCATGTTTGATGAACCATCCAGTTATTTAGATGTGAAGCAGCGTCTCAAGGCTGCCATAACTATCCGATCTTTGATTGATCCTGACCG TTACATCATCGTTGTGGAGCACGATCTGAGTGTGCTTGACTATCTTTCTGACTTCATTTGCTGCTTGTATGGTGTTCCAAGTGCTTACGGTGTAGTCACTATGCCCTTCAGCGTCAGAGAAG GCATCAACATTTTCTTGGATGGCTACGTTCCGACTGAAAATTTAAGATTCAGAGACGTCTCTTTGGTGTTTAAAGTAGCCGAAACCGCCAATGAGGAAGAGGTTAAGAAGATGTGCATGTACAAGTATCCATCAATGAGAAAGCAGATGGGAGACTTTCAGCTAAGGATCGTTGCTGGAGAGTTCACAGACTCTGAAATTATGGTCATGTTGGGAGAGAATG GAACTGGTAAAACTACATTTATCCGTATGTTGGCTGGAAGACTGAAGCCTGATGAAGGAG GTGATGTACCAGTTCTTAATGTGAGCTACAAACCACAGAAAATCAGCCCTAAATCTATG GGATCTGTCCGTCAGTTGCTGCATGAAAAGATCAGAGACGCTTACACGCACCCTCAGTTTGTTACAGATGTGATGAAGCCTATGCAGATTGAAAATATTATTGATCAAGAG GTTCAGACTTTGTCTGGAGGAGAGTTGCAGCGTGTGGCTTTAGTCCTGTGTCTGGGTAAACCTGCGGACGTCTATCTTGTCGATGAACCTTCTGCATATCTTGATTCTGAACAGCGTCTTACAGCTGCCAGAGTAATCAAAAG ATTCATACTTCACGCCAAAAAGACGGCCTTTGTTGTGGAGCACGATTTTATTATGGCTACTTATCTTGCTGACCGGGTCATTGTTTTCGATGGTATCCCATCTAAAGACACAGTGGCAAACAG TCCACAAACGCTGCTCGCTGGTATGAACAAGTTTTTGTCTCAGCTTGAAATAACATTTAGGAGAGATCCCAACAATTATAGACCAAGAATAAACAAGCTTAACTCTATTAAG
- the ANAPC10 gene encoding anaphase-promoting complex subunit 10 isoform X2 → MTTPNKTPPGADPNQLKRTGTVREIGSQAVWSLSSCKPGFGVDQLRDDNLETYWQSDGSQPHLVNIQFRRKTTVKALCIYADYKSDESYTPSKISVRVGNNFHNLQEIRIIQAGIHSNS, encoded by the exons ATGACGACGCCCAATAAAACTCCACCTGGTGCCGACCCCAACCAGCTGAAAAGAACTGGAACCGTACGAGAAATTGGCTCACAAGCAGTTTGGTCTTTGTCTTCTTGTAAACCAG GCTTTGGAGTTGATCAGTTAAGAGATGATAATCTTGAAACTTACTGGCAGTCTGATGGATCTCAGCCTCACCTAGTAAACATCCAGTTTCG AAGAAAGACTACTGTGAAGGCTTTATGTATTTATGCTGATTACAAGTCAGATGAGAGCTACACGCCAAGCAAAATCTCGGTCAGAGTGGGAAACAACTTCCACAACCTTCAAGAGATTCGG